The following proteins come from a genomic window of Parambassis ranga chromosome 4, fParRan2.1, whole genome shotgun sequence:
- the slc5a9 gene encoding sodium/glucose cotransporter 4 isoform X1 translates to MSASLTTGSTSFGSTTAPAPSPGFSVDAADIAVVVVYFIIVMVVGVWSSVRANRSTVGGYFLAGRSMTWWPIGASLMSSNVGSGLFIGLAGTGAAGGIAVGGFEWNAAWVLVALGWIFIPVYISAGVVTMPEYLAKRFGGQRIRMYMSVLSLILYVFTKISTDIFSGALFIQVSLGWNLYLSTGILLLVTAAYTVAGGLAAVIYTDALQTVIMVGGAFTLMFIAFSKVGWYEGLVDRYMSSVPELTVANTTCHLPRPDAFHIFRDPVSGDLPWPGLVFGLTVLAIWVWCTDQVIVQRSLSAKSLSHAKGGSVLGGYLKLLPMFFIVLPGMISRALFPDEVGCVDPAVCQSVCGATVGCSNIAYPKLVVELMPVGLRGLMLAVMLAALMSSLTSIFNSSSTIFTLDLYHRARPNASETELMIVGRVFILILVCVSLLWIPVVQTANSGQLFDYIQSVTSFLAPPITAAFLMAIFWPRANEQGAFWGLMTGLVVGLIRMVLEFSYRSPTCGQPDHRPSILADVHYLYFALILLALTCLIIIAVSLATAPIPKEHLYRLTWWSRYSLEPRIDLTGPTLTSDPANLSSDSNPVPHPKWRRIILWLCGLTGPSPQSSPPRTENSDLNILQEEPLWKRICDVNALILLAVNVFLWGYFA, encoded by the exons TCTTCTGTCAGAGCCAACCGCAGCACTGTGGGTGGGTACTTTTTGGCTGGCCGTTCAATGACCTGGTGGCCT ATAGGAGCCTCTCTGATGTCCAGTAATGTTGGCAGTGGATTATTTATTGGTCTTGCAGGAACCGGAGCAGCTGGAGGTATTGCTGTTGGAGGATTTGAATGGAAT gcagCGTGGGTTCTGGTGGCTCTGGGTTGGATTTTTATCCCTGTCTACATTTCTGCCGGTGTGGTAACAATGCCTGAATACCTGGCAAAACGGTTTGGAGGCCAGAGGATACGCATGTACATGTCTGTCCTATCGCTTATTTTATACGTCTTCACCAAAATATCA ACAGACATCTTTTCAGGGGCTTTATTCATCCAGGTGTCATTGGGCTGGAATCTCTACCTGTCCACTGGTATACTATTGCTTGTTACTGCTGCCTACACTGTGGCag GTGGTTTGGCAGCAGTGATCTACACTGATGCACTCCAGACTGTGATCATGGTTGGGGGTGCATTCACTTTAATGTTTATAG CATTCTCCAAGGTTGGTTGGTATGAAGGCCTTGTGGATCGTTATATGTCAAGTGTTCCTGAGCTGACAGTTGCCAACACCACCTGCCACTTACCTCGTCCAGATGCTTTCCACATATTTAGGGACCCTGTGTCAGGGGATCTACCCTGGCCAGGTCTTGTGTTTGGGCTCACTGTCCTGGCTATATGGGTCTGGTGCACGGATCAG GTAATTGTCCAAAGGTCTCTGTCAGCCAAGTCCTTGTCTCATGCCAAAGGGGGCAGTGTCCTTGGAGGCTACCTGAAACTGCTACCCATGTTCTTTATCGTGCTTCCAGGCATGATAAGCCGAGCCCTGTTCCCAG ATGAGGTTGGTTGTGTGGATCCAGCAGTGTGTCAGAGTGTTTGTGGAGCTACAGTTGGTTGCTCCAACATTGCTTACCCTAAACTGGTGGTAGAGTTAATGCCTGTGG GTCTTCGTGGTCTCATGCTGGCAGTGATGTTAGCTGCTCTGATGTCATCTCTGACCTCCATCTTTAACAGCAGCTCTACTATCTTTACCCTCGACCTCTACCACAGAGCTAGGCCTAACGCTTCCGAGACAGAGCTCATGATTGTTGGAAG GGTGTTCATCCTTATCTTGGTGTGTGTTAGTCTACTGTGGATTCCAGTTGTCCAAACAGCCAATAGTGGACAACTGTTTGATTACATTCAGTCAGTGACTAGCTTTCTAGCACCACCCATCACTGCTGCATTCCTAATGGCTATCTTCTGGCCACGGGCAAATGAGCAG GGGGCATTCTGGGGTCTGATGACTGGACTTGTGGTAGGATTGATCCGCATGGTTCTGGAGTTCTCCTATAGATCGCCTACCTGTGGTCAGCCGGATCATCGACCCTCTATCCTGGCTGATGTCCACTACCTGTACTTTGCTCTCATTCTATTGGCTCTCACCTGTCTCATTATCATTGCTGTCAGCTTGGCCACTGCCCCAATACCCAAAGAACAT TTGTACAGGCTGACATGGTGGTCCAGATACAGCCTTGAGCCTCGGATTGACCTCACAGGTCCCACCCTGACTTCTGACCCTGCGAACCTCAGCTCTGACTCTAACCCGGTACCACATCCCAAATGGCGGCGGATTATTCTGTGGCTGTGTGGTCTGACTGGTCCTAGCCCTCAGTCTAGTCCTCCAAGAACGGAAAACAGTGACCTGAACATCCTGCAGGAAGAACCACTCTGGAAAAGAATCTGCGATGTTAATGCTTTAATTCTTCTAGCTGTTAATGTGTTCCTCTGGGGATACTTTGCTTAA
- the slc5a9 gene encoding sodium/glucose cotransporter 4 isoform X3 has protein sequence MTWWPIGASLMSSNVGSGLFIGLAGTGAAGGIAVGGFEWNAAWVLVALGWIFIPVYISAGVVTMPEYLAKRFGGQRIRMYMSVLSLILYVFTKISTDIFSGALFIQVSLGWNLYLSTGILLLVTAAYTVAGGLAAVIYTDALQTVIMVGGAFTLMFIAFSKVGWYEGLVDRYMSSVPELTVANTTCHLPRPDAFHIFRDPVSGDLPWPGLVFGLTVLAIWVWCTDQVIVQRSLSAKSLSHAKGGSVLGGYLKLLPMFFIVLPGMISRALFPDEVGCVDPAVCQSVCGATVGCSNIAYPKLVVELMPVGLRGLMLAVMLAALMSSLTSIFNSSSTIFTLDLYHRARPNASETELMIVGRVFILILVCVSLLWIPVVQTANSGQLFDYIQSVTSFLAPPITAAFLMAIFWPRANEQGAFWGLMTGLVVGLIRMVLEFSYRSPTCGQPDHRPSILADVHYLYFALILLALTCLIIIAVSLATAPIPKEHLYRLTWWSRYSLEPRIDLTGPTLTSDPANLSSDSNPVPHPKWRRIILWLCGLTGPSPQSSPPRTENSDLNILQEEPLWKRICDVNALILLAVNVFLWGYFA, from the exons ATGACCTGGTGGCCT ATAGGAGCCTCTCTGATGTCCAGTAATGTTGGCAGTGGATTATTTATTGGTCTTGCAGGAACCGGAGCAGCTGGAGGTATTGCTGTTGGAGGATTTGAATGGAAT gcagCGTGGGTTCTGGTGGCTCTGGGTTGGATTTTTATCCCTGTCTACATTTCTGCCGGTGTGGTAACAATGCCTGAATACCTGGCAAAACGGTTTGGAGGCCAGAGGATACGCATGTACATGTCTGTCCTATCGCTTATTTTATACGTCTTCACCAAAATATCA ACAGACATCTTTTCAGGGGCTTTATTCATCCAGGTGTCATTGGGCTGGAATCTCTACCTGTCCACTGGTATACTATTGCTTGTTACTGCTGCCTACACTGTGGCag GTGGTTTGGCAGCAGTGATCTACACTGATGCACTCCAGACTGTGATCATGGTTGGGGGTGCATTCACTTTAATGTTTATAG CATTCTCCAAGGTTGGTTGGTATGAAGGCCTTGTGGATCGTTATATGTCAAGTGTTCCTGAGCTGACAGTTGCCAACACCACCTGCCACTTACCTCGTCCAGATGCTTTCCACATATTTAGGGACCCTGTGTCAGGGGATCTACCCTGGCCAGGTCTTGTGTTTGGGCTCACTGTCCTGGCTATATGGGTCTGGTGCACGGATCAG GTAATTGTCCAAAGGTCTCTGTCAGCCAAGTCCTTGTCTCATGCCAAAGGGGGCAGTGTCCTTGGAGGCTACCTGAAACTGCTACCCATGTTCTTTATCGTGCTTCCAGGCATGATAAGCCGAGCCCTGTTCCCAG ATGAGGTTGGTTGTGTGGATCCAGCAGTGTGTCAGAGTGTTTGTGGAGCTACAGTTGGTTGCTCCAACATTGCTTACCCTAAACTGGTGGTAGAGTTAATGCCTGTGG GTCTTCGTGGTCTCATGCTGGCAGTGATGTTAGCTGCTCTGATGTCATCTCTGACCTCCATCTTTAACAGCAGCTCTACTATCTTTACCCTCGACCTCTACCACAGAGCTAGGCCTAACGCTTCCGAGACAGAGCTCATGATTGTTGGAAG GGTGTTCATCCTTATCTTGGTGTGTGTTAGTCTACTGTGGATTCCAGTTGTCCAAACAGCCAATAGTGGACAACTGTTTGATTACATTCAGTCAGTGACTAGCTTTCTAGCACCACCCATCACTGCTGCATTCCTAATGGCTATCTTCTGGCCACGGGCAAATGAGCAG GGGGCATTCTGGGGTCTGATGACTGGACTTGTGGTAGGATTGATCCGCATGGTTCTGGAGTTCTCCTATAGATCGCCTACCTGTGGTCAGCCGGATCATCGACCCTCTATCCTGGCTGATGTCCACTACCTGTACTTTGCTCTCATTCTATTGGCTCTCACCTGTCTCATTATCATTGCTGTCAGCTTGGCCACTGCCCCAATACCCAAAGAACAT TTGTACAGGCTGACATGGTGGTCCAGATACAGCCTTGAGCCTCGGATTGACCTCACAGGTCCCACCCTGACTTCTGACCCTGCGAACCTCAGCTCTGACTCTAACCCGGTACCACATCCCAAATGGCGGCGGATTATTCTGTGGCTGTGTGGTCTGACTGGTCCTAGCCCTCAGTCTAGTCCTCCAAGAACGGAAAACAGTGACCTGAACATCCTGCAGGAAGAACCACTCTGGAAAAGAATCTGCGATGTTAATGCTTTAATTCTTCTAGCTGTTAATGTGTTCCTCTGGGGATACTTTGCTTAA
- the slc5a9 gene encoding sodium/glucose cotransporter 4 isoform X2, which produces MLAVDYLLVLQEPEQLEAAWVLVALGWIFIPVYISAGVVTMPEYLAKRFGGQRIRMYMSVLSLILYVFTKISTDIFSGALFIQVSLGWNLYLSTGILLLVTAAYTVAGGLAAVIYTDALQTVIMVGGAFTLMFIAFSKVGWYEGLVDRYMSSVPELTVANTTCHLPRPDAFHIFRDPVSGDLPWPGLVFGLTVLAIWVWCTDQVIVQRSLSAKSLSHAKGGSVLGGYLKLLPMFFIVLPGMISRALFPDEVGCVDPAVCQSVCGATVGCSNIAYPKLVVELMPVGLRGLMLAVMLAALMSSLTSIFNSSSTIFTLDLYHRARPNASETELMIVGRVFILILVCVSLLWIPVVQTANSGQLFDYIQSVTSFLAPPITAAFLMAIFWPRANEQGAFWGLMTGLVVGLIRMVLEFSYRSPTCGQPDHRPSILADVHYLYFALILLALTCLIIIAVSLATAPIPKEHLYRLTWWSRYSLEPRIDLTGPTLTSDPANLSSDSNPVPHPKWRRIILWLCGLTGPSPQSSPPRTENSDLNILQEEPLWKRICDVNALILLAVNVFLWGYFA; this is translated from the exons ATGTTGGCAGTGGATTATTTATTGGTCTTGCAGGAACCGGAGCAGCTGGAG gcagCGTGGGTTCTGGTGGCTCTGGGTTGGATTTTTATCCCTGTCTACATTTCTGCCGGTGTGGTAACAATGCCTGAATACCTGGCAAAACGGTTTGGAGGCCAGAGGATACGCATGTACATGTCTGTCCTATCGCTTATTTTATACGTCTTCACCAAAATATCA ACAGACATCTTTTCAGGGGCTTTATTCATCCAGGTGTCATTGGGCTGGAATCTCTACCTGTCCACTGGTATACTATTGCTTGTTACTGCTGCCTACACTGTGGCag GTGGTTTGGCAGCAGTGATCTACACTGATGCACTCCAGACTGTGATCATGGTTGGGGGTGCATTCACTTTAATGTTTATAG CATTCTCCAAGGTTGGTTGGTATGAAGGCCTTGTGGATCGTTATATGTCAAGTGTTCCTGAGCTGACAGTTGCCAACACCACCTGCCACTTACCTCGTCCAGATGCTTTCCACATATTTAGGGACCCTGTGTCAGGGGATCTACCCTGGCCAGGTCTTGTGTTTGGGCTCACTGTCCTGGCTATATGGGTCTGGTGCACGGATCAG GTAATTGTCCAAAGGTCTCTGTCAGCCAAGTCCTTGTCTCATGCCAAAGGGGGCAGTGTCCTTGGAGGCTACCTGAAACTGCTACCCATGTTCTTTATCGTGCTTCCAGGCATGATAAGCCGAGCCCTGTTCCCAG ATGAGGTTGGTTGTGTGGATCCAGCAGTGTGTCAGAGTGTTTGTGGAGCTACAGTTGGTTGCTCCAACATTGCTTACCCTAAACTGGTGGTAGAGTTAATGCCTGTGG GTCTTCGTGGTCTCATGCTGGCAGTGATGTTAGCTGCTCTGATGTCATCTCTGACCTCCATCTTTAACAGCAGCTCTACTATCTTTACCCTCGACCTCTACCACAGAGCTAGGCCTAACGCTTCCGAGACAGAGCTCATGATTGTTGGAAG GGTGTTCATCCTTATCTTGGTGTGTGTTAGTCTACTGTGGATTCCAGTTGTCCAAACAGCCAATAGTGGACAACTGTTTGATTACATTCAGTCAGTGACTAGCTTTCTAGCACCACCCATCACTGCTGCATTCCTAATGGCTATCTTCTGGCCACGGGCAAATGAGCAG GGGGCATTCTGGGGTCTGATGACTGGACTTGTGGTAGGATTGATCCGCATGGTTCTGGAGTTCTCCTATAGATCGCCTACCTGTGGTCAGCCGGATCATCGACCCTCTATCCTGGCTGATGTCCACTACCTGTACTTTGCTCTCATTCTATTGGCTCTCACCTGTCTCATTATCATTGCTGTCAGCTTGGCCACTGCCCCAATACCCAAAGAACAT TTGTACAGGCTGACATGGTGGTCCAGATACAGCCTTGAGCCTCGGATTGACCTCACAGGTCCCACCCTGACTTCTGACCCTGCGAACCTCAGCTCTGACTCTAACCCGGTACCACATCCCAAATGGCGGCGGATTATTCTGTGGCTGTGTGGTCTGACTGGTCCTAGCCCTCAGTCTAGTCCTCCAAGAACGGAAAACAGTGACCTGAACATCCTGCAGGAAGAACCACTCTGGAAAAGAATCTGCGATGTTAATGCTTTAATTCTTCTAGCTGTTAATGTGTTCCTCTGGGGATACTTTGCTTAA